Proteins from one Mycobacterium sp. HUMS_12744610 genomic window:
- the trmB gene encoding tRNA (guanosine(46)-N7)-methyltransferase TrmB, which produces MGHDEQMHSQPGVGVRPDTPVDAGAQGMLPAPGPSGAGHEQRRLPATAFRSRRSALSGAQRDTWDRRWPQLGLSLGEQEVPGGEPLDTRAWFGRAAPVVLEIGCGSGSSTLAMAQAEPDVDVIAVEVYRRGLAQLLCAIDREQVGNIRLIRGNGIDMLQRLIAPGSLSGVRVFFPDPWPKARHHKRRFLQPVTIGMIADRLLPGGVLHAATDHPGYAQHIAEAGMGEPRLRRVEPGTELPISVARPTTKYETKAHEAGSAVTELIWTRRA; this is translated from the coding sequence ATGGGCCACGATGAACAAATGCATTCGCAACCCGGCGTGGGGGTACGGCCCGACACACCGGTGGATGCGGGGGCGCAGGGCATGCTGCCCGCCCCGGGCCCGTCCGGGGCCGGTCACGAACAGCGTCGCCTGCCGGCCACGGCGTTCCGCTCGCGGCGTTCCGCGCTGTCCGGGGCCCAGCGCGACACCTGGGACCGCCGGTGGCCGCAGCTCGGTCTGTCGCTGGGTGAGCAGGAGGTCCCGGGCGGCGAGCCGCTGGACACCCGTGCCTGGTTCGGCCGCGCCGCACCGGTGGTGCTCGAGATCGGTTGCGGCAGCGGGTCGTCGACGCTGGCCATGGCACAGGCGGAGCCCGACGTCGACGTGATCGCGGTCGAGGTCTACCGGCGGGGCCTGGCCCAGCTGCTCTGCGCGATCGACCGGGAACAGGTCGGCAACATCCGGCTGATCCGCGGCAACGGGATCGACATGCTGCAGCGCCTGATCGCCCCGGGCTCGCTGAGCGGGGTCCGCGTCTTCTTCCCGGATCCATGGCCGAAGGCGCGCCACCACAAGCGCCGCTTCCTGCAGCCGGTCACGATTGGCATGATCGCGGACCGGCTACTCCCCGGTGGTGTCCTGCACGCGGCGACGGACCACCCGGGTTACGCCCAGCACATCGCCGAGGCCGGGATGGGCGAACCGCGACTGCGCCGGGTCGAGCCCGGCACCGAGTTGCCTATCTCGGTCGCCCGCCCCACCACCAAGTACGAGACCAAGGCGCACGAGGCGGGCAGCGCCGTGACCGAGTTGATCTGGACGAGGCGAGCATGA
- a CDS encoding NYN domain-containing protein — protein sequence MSLAEEATATPESLESPADAAGSGLSGFSPSGGRVLLVWDAPNLDMGLGSILGRRPTALERPRFDALGRWLLARTAEVSAESPGVVVEPEATVFTNIAPGSAEVVRPWVDALRNVGFAVFAKPKIDEDSDVDRDMLAHIEQRRREGLAALVVASADGQAFREPLEQIAHTGVPVQVLGFREHASWALASDTLDFVDLEDIAGVFREPLPRIGLDSLPDQGAWLQPFRPLSALLTTRV from the coding sequence ATGAGCCTGGCGGAAGAGGCCACAGCGACGCCGGAATCCCTGGAATCCCCGGCCGACGCGGCCGGTTCCGGCCTGTCGGGCTTCTCGCCGTCGGGCGGGCGGGTCCTACTGGTGTGGGACGCACCCAACCTCGACATGGGTTTGGGTTCCATCCTGGGCCGGCGGCCGACCGCGCTGGAGCGTCCGCGTTTCGACGCACTGGGGCGCTGGCTGCTGGCCCGGACGGCCGAGGTCAGCGCCGAGAGTCCCGGGGTCGTCGTCGAACCCGAGGCGACCGTCTTCACCAACATCGCCCCGGGCAGTGCCGAGGTGGTCCGGCCCTGGGTGGACGCCCTGCGTAACGTGGGGTTCGCGGTCTTCGCCAAACCGAAGATCGATGAGGACAGCGACGTCGACCGGGACATGCTCGCCCACATCGAACAGCGGCGCCGAGAGGGGCTCGCGGCGCTGGTCGTGGCCTCGGCCGACGGTCAGGCGTTCCGGGAGCCGCTCGAGCAGATCGCCCACACCGGGGTGCCGGTGCAGGTGCTCGGATTTCGCGAACACGCGAGTTGGGCGCTAGCGTCGGATACCTTGGATTTCGTCGACCTGGAGGACATCGCCGGTGTCTTCAGGGAACCGTTGCCGCGGATCGGTTTGGATTCGCTGCCAGATCAGGGGGCGTGGCTGCAGCCGTTCCGGCCGCTGTCAGCGCTGTTGACCACCCGTGTGTGA
- a CDS encoding MMPL family transporter: MFAWWGRTVYRYRYIVIGVTVALCLIGGVFGISLGKHVTQSGFYDDGSQSVKASILGDNVYGRDRSGHIVAIFKAPNGKTVNDPAWSKKITDELNKFQKDHSKEVLGWAGYLRAPDTTNPVVKGMATDDKKYTFVSIPLKGDDDDTILNNYKDVAPALQKLDGGTVQLAGLEPVANALTGTIATDQRRMEVLALPLVAVVLFLVFGGVIAACLPVMVGGLSIAGGLGILRLLAVFGPVHFFAQPVVSLIGLGIAVDYGLFVVSRFREEIAEGYDTEAAVRRTVMTAGRTIAFSAVLIIASGASLLMLPQGFVKSLTYALIAAVGLAALLSISLLPACLGILGKHVDALGVRTLFRVPFLRNWKVSRAYLNWLADRLQKTKTREEVEAGFWGKLVNWVMKRPLVFAIPIVVGMILLVIPLGNLKLGGMSEKYLPPDNSVRLAQEHFDKLFPGYRTNPLTLVIQTTNHQPVTDAQIADVRNRAMSISGFIDPDNDPSKMWQERSYAPGASKDPSVRVLQNGLINPGDAPKKLSELRAIAPPKGLEIWVGGTPALEQDSIHSLFAQMPLMLVVLLTATMLLMFLAFGSFVLPVKAAVMSALTLGSTMGILTWIFVDGHFSKWLNFTATPLTAPVIALVVAVGYGLATDYEVFLVSRMVEARERGMSTAEAIRIGTATTGRIITAAALVLAVVAGSFVFSDLVMMKYLAFGLMAALLLDATVVRMFLVPSVMKLLGDDCWWAPRWARRLQNRIGLGEIDLPDERKRPTINGRPARPPVSAGALVAAAPRTPHDPTHPGAPEPARPRPSGSPSGPTRADAPDRSASAATGNQKPPGRERPADSRGPGQPAPARPPSPPAPPPSAGQTRAIPVPAEDAANKAEAGDPADPTKAMPVMRSEADDSETATEKLNARGQEPGQQDDTDKARQRRRIGGALSAQDLLRREGRL; encoded by the coding sequence GTGTTCGCCTGGTGGGGTCGAACTGTGTACCGCTACCGGTACATCGTTATCGGGGTCACGGTAGCTCTGTGCCTGATCGGTGGCGTGTTCGGCATAAGCCTGGGCAAGCACGTCACGCAGAGCGGTTTCTACGACGACGGCAGCCAGTCAGTGAAGGCCTCGATCCTGGGCGACAACGTCTACGGACGGGACCGCAGCGGCCACATCGTCGCCATCTTCAAGGCCCCCAACGGCAAGACCGTCAACGATCCGGCCTGGTCGAAGAAGATCACCGACGAGCTCAACAAGTTCCAGAAGGACCACTCCAAGGAGGTGCTGGGCTGGGCCGGCTACCTCCGCGCCCCCGACACCACCAACCCCGTGGTCAAGGGCATGGCCACCGACGACAAGAAGTACACGTTCGTCTCCATACCGCTCAAGGGCGATGACGACGACACCATCCTGAACAACTACAAGGACGTCGCCCCGGCCCTGCAGAAGCTGGACGGCGGCACGGTGCAGCTGGCCGGGCTCGAACCGGTGGCCAACGCGCTGACCGGGACCATCGCGACCGACCAGCGCCGGATGGAGGTGCTGGCGCTGCCGCTGGTGGCGGTGGTCCTGTTCCTGGTGTTCGGCGGCGTGATCGCCGCCTGCCTGCCGGTGATGGTCGGCGGGTTGAGCATCGCGGGCGGCCTGGGCATCCTGCGGCTGCTCGCGGTCTTCGGGCCGGTGCACTTCTTCGCCCAGCCGGTGGTCTCGCTGATCGGGCTGGGTATCGCGGTGGACTACGGCCTGTTCGTGGTGAGCCGGTTCCGGGAGGAGATCGCCGAGGGCTACGACACCGAGGCGGCGGTGCGGCGCACCGTGATGACGGCCGGGCGCACCATCGCGTTCTCGGCGGTGCTGATCATCGCGTCGGGCGCGAGCCTGTTGATGCTGCCGCAGGGCTTCGTGAAGTCGCTGACCTACGCGCTGATCGCCGCGGTGGGGCTGGCCGCCCTGCTGTCGATCTCGCTGCTGCCCGCCTGCCTGGGCATCCTGGGTAAGCACGTCGACGCCCTTGGCGTGCGGACGCTGTTCCGCGTGCCCTTCCTGCGCAACTGGAAGGTCTCGCGCGCCTACCTCAACTGGCTCGCCGACCGCCTGCAGAAGACGAAGACCCGCGAAGAGGTCGAGGCCGGCTTCTGGGGCAAGCTGGTCAACTGGGTGATGAAGCGGCCGCTGGTGTTCGCCATCCCGATCGTCGTCGGCATGATCCTGCTGGTCATCCCGCTAGGCAACCTGAAGCTGGGCGGCATGAGCGAGAAGTACCTGCCGCCCGACAACTCGGTGCGCCTGGCGCAGGAGCATTTCGACAAGCTCTTCCCCGGCTACCGCACCAATCCGTTGACACTGGTGATCCAGACGACCAACCACCAGCCCGTCACCGACGCCCAGATCGCCGACGTCCGCAACCGGGCGATGTCTATCAGCGGCTTCATCGACCCGGACAACGATCCGTCGAAGATGTGGCAGGAGCGCAGCTACGCACCGGGAGCGTCGAAGGACCCGTCGGTCCGGGTGCTGCAGAACGGGCTGATCAACCCCGGTGATGCCCCGAAGAAGCTGAGCGAGCTGCGCGCGATCGCCCCGCCCAAGGGGCTCGAGATATGGGTCGGTGGCACGCCGGCCCTCGAACAGGACTCGATCCACAGCCTGTTCGCCCAGATGCCGCTCATGCTCGTCGTGCTGCTGACCGCGACCATGCTGTTGATGTTCCTGGCGTTCGGGTCGTTCGTGCTGCCGGTCAAGGCTGCGGTGATGAGCGCCCTGACGCTGGGGTCCACCATGGGCATCCTGACGTGGATCTTCGTCGACGGGCACTTCTCGAAGTGGCTCAACTTCACCGCCACCCCGCTGACCGCGCCGGTGATCGCCCTCGTCGTGGCGGTGGGCTATGGCCTGGCCACCGACTACGAGGTGTTCCTGGTGTCGCGGATGGTCGAGGCGCGGGAACGCGGCATGTCCACGGCGGAGGCCATCCGGATCGGCACCGCCACCACCGGGCGGATCATCACCGCCGCCGCGCTGGTGCTCGCCGTGGTCGCCGGGTCGTTCGTGTTCTCCGACCTGGTGATGATGAAGTACCTGGCCTTCGGGCTGATGGCGGCGCTGCTGCTGGACGCGACCGTGGTGCGGATGTTCCTCGTGCCATCGGTGATGAAGCTGCTCGGCGACGACTGCTGGTGGGCGCCCCGCTGGGCTCGGCGGCTGCAGAACCGCATCGGCCTGGGCGAGATCGACCTGCCCGACGAGCGCAAGCGGCCCACGATCAACGGCCGGCCCGCGCGGCCCCCCGTCTCGGCGGGCGCGCTGGTCGCCGCCGCCCCGCGGACACCGCACGACCCCACGCATCCGGGCGCGCCCGAGCCGGCGCGGCCCCGCCCGTCCGGCAGCCCGTCGGGACCCACCCGGGCCGACGCGCCGGACCGGAGCGCGAGCGCCGCGACCGGAAACCAGAAACCGCCCGGCCGGGAACGGCCCGCCGACTCCCGCGGCCCGGGCCAGCCCGCCCCCGCGCGGCCCCCCTCACCTCCGGCGCCGCCGCCGTCCGCCGGTCAGACCCGGGCCATTCCGGTCCCGGCCGAGGACGCGGCCAACAAGGCCGAGGCGGGCGATCCCGCGGACCCCACCAAGGCCATGCCGGTCATGCGCTCGGAGGCCGACGACTCCGAGACCGCCACGGAGAAGCTCAACGCCCGCGGGCAGGAACCCGGACAGCAGGACGACACCGACAAGGCGCGCCAGCGCCGTCGCATCGGCGGCGCGCTCAGCGCTCAGGACCTGCTGCGCCGCGAGGGCCGGCTGTAG
- a CDS encoding lysylphosphatidylglycerol synthase transmembrane domain-containing protein: MSHDAPARKLDVSREETSRGKYWWLRWVILGIVGIVLAVEVSLGWDQLTKGWVSVYEANWWWLLAAVAAAAASMHSFAQIQRTLLKSAGVHVKQLRSEAAFYAANSLSTTLPGGPVLSATFLLRQQRIWGASTVVASWQLVMSGVLQAVGLALLGLGGAFFLGAKNNPFSLLFTLGGFVALLLLAQAVASRPELIDGIGCRVLSWVNSVRGRPADTGLDKWRETLMQLESVSLGRRDLAVAFSWSLFNWIADVACLGFAAYAAGDHASVAGLTVAYAAARAVGTIPLMPGGLLVVEAVLVPGLVSSGMSLPSAISAMLIYRLISWLLIAAVGWVVFFFVFRTENADDSAVPDYDDALAARSPMPDRESADPTETALQGPLPPPEHEPETGG, encoded by the coding sequence GTGTCTCACGACGCACCCGCCCGCAAGCTCGACGTGTCGCGCGAGGAGACCTCGCGCGGCAAGTACTGGTGGCTGCGGTGGGTCATTCTCGGCATCGTCGGGATCGTGCTCGCCGTCGAGGTCTCGCTCGGCTGGGACCAGCTGACCAAGGGTTGGGTGAGCGTCTACGAGGCCAACTGGTGGTGGCTGCTGGCGGCGGTGGCGGCGGCCGCCGCGTCGATGCACAGCTTTGCCCAGATCCAGCGAACCCTGCTGAAGTCCGCCGGGGTCCACGTCAAACAGCTGCGGTCGGAGGCCGCCTTCTACGCCGCCAACTCGCTGAGCACCACCCTGCCCGGCGGGCCGGTGCTCTCGGCCACGTTCCTGCTGCGCCAGCAGCGGATCTGGGGCGCCTCGACGGTGGTCGCGTCGTGGCAGCTGGTGATGTCCGGGGTGCTGCAGGCGGTGGGTCTGGCGCTGCTGGGCCTGGGCGGGGCGTTCTTCCTGGGCGCCAAGAACAACCCGTTCTCGCTGCTGTTCACCCTGGGCGGCTTCGTCGCGCTGCTGCTGCTGGCCCAGGCGGTGGCCTCGCGCCCGGAGCTGATCGACGGCATCGGTTGCCGGGTGTTGTCGTGGGTCAACTCGGTGCGCGGCCGGCCCGCCGACACCGGCCTGGACAAGTGGCGCGAGACGCTGATGCAGCTGGAGTCGGTGAGCCTGGGCCGGCGCGACCTGGCCGTGGCGTTCAGCTGGTCGCTGTTCAACTGGATCGCCGACGTCGCCTGCCTGGGCTTCGCGGCCTACGCGGCCGGCGACCACGCGTCGGTCGCCGGGTTGACGGTCGCCTACGCAGCCGCCCGCGCGGTCGGCACGATACCGCTGATGCCCGGCGGGCTGTTGGTCGTCGAGGCGGTGCTGGTGCCGGGCCTGGTCTCCAGTGGCATGTCACTGCCCAGCGCCATCTCGGCCATGCTGATCTACCGGCTGATCAGCTGGTTGCTGATCGCCGCCGTCGGCTGGGTGGTGTTCTTCTTCGTGTTCCGCACCGAGAACGCCGATGACTCCGCCGTCCCGGACTACGACGACGCCCTGGCCGCGCGCTCACCCATGCCGGATCGGGAGTCGGCAGACCCGACCGAAACGGCCCTGCAGGGTCCCCTGCCGCCGCCCGAGCACGAACCGGAGACCGGGGGCTGA
- a CDS encoding hemophore: MTTGPATVRRRLRSFSLGTLAALVPGAVAAVAVAAGPPASGAKDPCSASEVARTAGSVVKSMGDYLDSHPETNQTMTALLQEQPGPQSLGSLKTYFEANPKVAADMQKISDPLTGLSLQCKVPISIPQAMGMMQQMQGAGALPVGGTGAPPAATGPAPVAANPLSGPSRNNTVG; this comes from the coding sequence ATGACCACAGGCCCCGCGACCGTGCGCCGCAGACTGCGCAGCTTCTCGCTCGGAACGCTCGCCGCGTTGGTGCCGGGCGCCGTCGCCGCGGTGGCGGTGGCGGCCGGGCCGCCCGCGAGTGGGGCCAAGGACCCGTGCTCGGCCAGCGAGGTCGCCCGCACGGCCGGTTCGGTCGTCAAGTCGATGGGCGACTACCTGGACTCGCACCCCGAGACCAACCAGACGATGACCGCGTTGCTGCAGGAGCAGCCCGGGCCGCAGTCCCTCGGGTCGCTGAAGACCTATTTCGAGGCCAACCCCAAGGTCGCCGCCGACATGCAGAAGATCTCCGACCCGCTGACCGGGTTGTCGCTGCAGTGCAAGGTGCCGATCAGCATCCCGCAGGCCATGGGCATGATGCAGCAGATGCAGGGCGCCGGCGCGCTGCCGGTCGGTGGGACGGGCGCCCCGCCCGCGGCGACCGGACCAGCGCCGGTGGCCGCCAACCCGCTGTCGGGCCCGTCGCGCAACAACACCGTCGGCTAG
- a CDS encoding MMPL family transporter, which yields MMRVSRSLRRYRWVVFAGWLLALVPAIYLALTQSGNLTGGGFEVAGSQSLLVHDQLQDQYRDLGASSLALVAAPRPDATYQDMSDAVAELRGIVGQFPGVAEAPSPRQRPPQPDRPYVLSLRLDAHNSGTSDVAKQLRTRIGVQGDHPGHTANGRVRLYVIGQGALSAAAAANTKHDIAAAERWNLPIILIVLLAVFGSLAAAAIPLALGICTVVVTMGLVYLLSDYTTMSVFAAPTVSMFGIALAVDYSLFILMRFREELRSGRQPREAVDAAMATSGLAVVLSGLTVIASMTAIYLINTPALKSMATGAILAVAVAMLTSTTLTPAVLATFGRAAARRSALLRWSRQPDCTQSRFWNRWIGGVMHRPWISALAASALLLVMAVPVSSMVLGNSLLRQFDSSHEIRAGVAAAAQALGPGTLGPIQVLVTFPDGGASAPEHSQLLGAIRQRMAQAPDVTSVSPPQFADDNGSALLSAVLSVDPDDLSARQTVGWLRAQLPKVPGAGTARVDVGGPTALIKDFDDRVSQTEPLVLLVVALIAFAMLLLSIHSVFLALKGVVMTLLSVAAAYGSLVMVFQWGWLSDLGFPRIDSIDSTVPPLVLAMTFGLSMDYEIFLLTRIRERFLHTGNTRDAVACGVSTSARTITSAALIMIAVFIGFAFAGMPLVAEIGVACAVAIAVDATVVRLVLVPALMAMFAQWNWWIPPWLSRVLPSVDFDRPLPEVDLGDVVVIPDDISALVAPSADLRVVLKSAAKLKHLAPDAICVADPLAFTGCARNGAKAAGGRGLGPGQIPHRVDLGEQRELVAAGRAGNGEANPAAKPAGGRAARNGIARAITGNGRPVHPVTLWRGRLSVALDALQTSGDVSEESRFERRSPVETANVQLPTGDRLLVPTGAEALRLKGYLIMCRNTSRDYAEFADMVGTVEPETAALVLGTMDKYYCCGSSGREWIATQLVRRLADPHPCDFTEEQWSGPDAKADWDEVRHRCLSVAVAMLEEAR from the coding sequence ATGATGCGCGTCAGCCGCAGCCTGCGCAGATACCGCTGGGTCGTGTTCGCGGGCTGGCTGCTGGCGCTGGTACCGGCGATCTACCTGGCGTTGACGCAGTCGGGCAACCTCACCGGCGGTGGTTTCGAGGTGGCCGGCTCCCAGTCGCTGCTGGTCCACGACCAGCTGCAGGATCAGTACCGCGACCTGGGGGCGTCGTCGCTGGCGCTGGTGGCCGCACCCCGCCCGGACGCCACCTACCAGGACATGAGCGACGCGGTCGCGGAGCTGCGCGGGATCGTCGGGCAGTTCCCCGGCGTGGCCGAGGCACCCAGTCCGCGGCAGCGGCCGCCGCAACCCGACCGGCCCTACGTGTTGTCGCTGCGGCTGGACGCCCACAACTCCGGCACCAGCGACGTCGCCAAACAGCTGCGCACCAGGATCGGCGTCCAGGGCGATCACCCGGGTCACACCGCCAACGGCCGGGTGCGGCTCTACGTCATCGGCCAGGGCGCGCTCAGCGCCGCGGCGGCGGCCAACACCAAGCACGACATCGCGGCCGCCGAACGCTGGAACCTGCCGATCATCCTGATCGTCCTGCTGGCGGTGTTCGGGTCCCTGGCGGCCGCCGCGATCCCGCTCGCCCTGGGTATCTGCACCGTCGTGGTCACCATGGGGTTGGTCTACCTGCTGTCCGACTACACGACCATGTCGGTGTTCGCGGCGCCGACGGTGTCGATGTTCGGCATCGCGCTGGCCGTCGACTATTCGCTGTTCATCCTGATGCGCTTCCGCGAGGAACTGCGCTCCGGCCGGCAGCCCCGCGAGGCCGTCGACGCCGCGATGGCCACCTCCGGGCTGGCCGTGGTGTTGTCCGGGCTGACCGTCATCGCCTCCATGACCGCCATCTACCTGATCAACACCCCGGCGCTGAAGTCGATGGCCACCGGGGCGATCCTGGCCGTGGCGGTGGCGATGCTGACCTCGACCACCCTGACACCGGCGGTGCTGGCGACGTTCGGCCGCGCGGCGGCGCGGCGGTCGGCGCTGCTGCGCTGGTCGCGCCAGCCGGACTGCACCCAGTCCCGGTTCTGGAACCGCTGGATCGGCGGGGTGATGCACCGCCCGTGGATCTCGGCGCTGGCCGCCTCAGCCCTGCTGCTGGTCATGGCGGTACCCGTCTCGTCGATGGTGCTGGGCAACAGCCTGCTGCGCCAGTTCGACTCCTCGCACGAGATCCGCGCCGGCGTGGCCGCGGCGGCCCAGGCGCTCGGCCCCGGCACGCTGGGCCCGATCCAGGTGCTCGTCACCTTCCCCGACGGCGGGGCGTCCGCACCCGAGCACAGCCAGCTGCTCGGCGCGATCCGGCAGCGGATGGCGCAGGCTCCCGACGTCACCTCGGTCTCGCCCCCGCAGTTCGCCGACGACAACGGCAGCGCCCTGCTGTCCGCGGTGCTCTCGGTCGACCCCGACGACCTGAGCGCCCGGCAGACCGTCGGCTGGCTGCGCGCGCAGCTGCCCAAGGTCCCCGGCGCGGGAACGGCCCGCGTCGACGTCGGCGGGCCGACCGCGCTGATCAAGGACTTCGACGACCGGGTGTCGCAGACCGAGCCGCTGGTGCTGCTCGTCGTCGCCCTCATCGCGTTCGCGATGCTGCTGCTGTCCATCCACTCGGTGTTCCTGGCGCTCAAGGGCGTGGTGATGACGCTGCTGTCGGTGGCGGCCGCCTACGGCAGCCTGGTGATGGTGTTCCAGTGGGGCTGGCTGTCCGACCTGGGGTTTCCCCGGATCGACTCGATCGACAGCACCGTGCCCCCGCTGGTGCTCGCGATGACCTTCGGGCTGTCGATGGACTACGAGATCTTTCTGCTCACCCGCATCCGGGAACGGTTCCTGCACACCGGGAACACCCGCGACGCCGTAGCGTGCGGCGTAAGCACCAGCGCCCGCACGATCACCAGCGCCGCCCTGATCATGATCGCGGTGTTCATCGGGTTCGCGTTCGCCGGCATGCCCCTAGTCGCCGAGATCGGCGTGGCCTGCGCGGTCGCGATCGCGGTGGACGCCACCGTGGTGCGGCTGGTCCTGGTGCCGGCGCTGATGGCGATGTTCGCGCAGTGGAACTGGTGGATCCCGCCCTGGCTGTCGCGGGTCCTGCCGTCGGTCGACTTCGACCGGCCGCTGCCCGAGGTCGACCTCGGCGACGTCGTGGTCATCCCCGACGACATCTCCGCCCTGGTCGCCCCCAGCGCCGACCTGCGGGTGGTGCTCAAGTCGGCCGCGAAGCTCAAGCACCTGGCTCCCGACGCGATCTGCGTGGCCGACCCCCTGGCGTTCACCGGCTGTGCCCGCAACGGCGCGAAAGCCGCCGGCGGGCGGGGACTGGGTCCGGGCCAGATCCCGCACCGGGTCGACCTCGGCGAGCAACGGGAGCTGGTCGCGGCGGGCCGCGCCGGCAACGGCGAGGCGAACCCCGCCGCCAAACCGGCCGGGGGCCGCGCCGCCCGCAACGGCATCGCCCGCGCGATCACCGGAAACGGCCGTCCGGTGCACCCGGTCACGCTGTGGCGGGGCCGGCTGTCGGTGGCCCTCGATGCGCTGCAGACCAGCGGGGACGTCAGCGAGGAGTCGCGGTTCGAGCGGCGCAGCCCGGTGGAGACCGCCAACGTCCAGCTGCCCACCGGGGACCGCCTGTTGGTCCCGACCGGCGCCGAGGCGCTGCGCCTCAAGGGCTACCTGATCATGTGCCGTAACACCAGCCGCGACTACGCCGAATTCGCGGATATGGTCGGCACGGTGGAACCTGAAACCGCCGCTCTCGTTCTGGGCACAATGGACAAGTACTACTGTTGTGGGTCATCGGGGCGGGAATGGATCGCCACCCAGTTGGTCCGTCGGCTCGCAGACCCACATCCTTGCGATTTCACCGAAGAGCAGTGGTCCGGACCGGACGCCAAGGCGGACTGGGACGAGGTGAGACACCGCTGCCTGTCGGTGGCCGTGGCGATGCTGGAGGAGGCGAGGTGA
- a CDS encoding XRE family transcriptional regulator — protein sequence MTLASDRRPASPSPRSGGEILPDPDQPVEFWSTAAIRSALQGGDIATWKRIAAALKRDPYGRTARQFEEVLDGARPYGVTAITGISRALCEVLERARAHLDANERAEVARHVRVLIDRSGLAEHEFASRIGVDPEDLATYLAGGASPSASLMIRMRRLSDRFVKVKSARAAESN from the coding sequence GTGACGTTGGCATCCGACCGACGCCCCGCGTCGCCGTCGCCGCGGTCCGGCGGCGAAATTCTGCCCGATCCCGACCAGCCCGTCGAATTCTGGTCGACCGCCGCCATCCGCTCGGCGCTGCAGGGCGGGGACATCGCGACCTGGAAGCGCATTGCGGCCGCCCTGAAACGCGACCCGTACGGGCGCACGGCCCGCCAGTTCGAGGAAGTCCTGGACGGCGCCCGGCCATACGGCGTCACAGCCATCACGGGCATCTCTCGGGCCCTGTGTGAGGTGCTGGAACGGGCCCGCGCCCATCTGGACGCCAACGAACGCGCCGAGGTGGCCCGCCATGTGCGGGTGCTGATCGACCGGTCCGGCCTGGCCGAACACGAGTTCGCCTCCCGCATCGGGGTGGACCCCGAAGACCTGGCCACCTACCTCGCCGGCGGCGCCAGCCCGTCGGCCTCGCTGATGATCCGGATGCGCCGGTTGTCGGACCGGTTCGTCAAGGTCAAGTCCGCGCGCGCCGCGGAATCCAACTGA